In Zalophus californianus isolate mZalCal1 chromosome 4, mZalCal1.pri.v2, whole genome shotgun sequence, the following proteins share a genomic window:
- the ADHFE1 gene encoding hydroxyacid-oxoacid transhydrogenase, mitochondrial isoform X1 has product MAAAARARVAHLLRQLQRAACQCPTHSHTYSQAPGFAPSGKTTDYAFEMAVSNIRYGAGVTKEVGMDLKNMGAKNVCLMTDKNLSQLPPVQMVMDSLVKNGINFKVYDNVRVEPTDRSFMEAIEFVKRGAFDAYVAVGGGSTMDTYKAANLYASSPHSDFLDYVNAPIGKGKPVSVPLKPLIAVPTTSGTGSETTGVAIFDYEHLKVKTGIASRAIKPTLGLIDPMHTLHMPDQVVANSGFDVLCHALESYTALPYHMRSPCPSNPITRPAYQGSNPISDIWAVHALRIVAKYLKRAVRNPDDLEARSNMHLASAFAGIGFGNAGVHLCHGMSYPISGLVKTYKAKDYNVDHPLVPHGLSVVLTSPAVFTFTAQMSPERHLETAEILGREKLKRKRHYALLAPAVGRGYFREGADTRTARIPDAGPILADTLRKFLFDLDVDDGLAAIGYSRADIPALVKGTLPQERVTKLAPRPQSEEDLSDLFEASMKLY; this is encoded by the exons atGCCAGTGCCCAACTCATTCTCATACTTACTCCCAAG CTCCTGGATTTGCACCTTCTGGGAAAACAACAGATTATGCCTTTGAG atggCCGTTTCAAATATTAGATACGGAGCAGGAGTTACAAAGGAAGTGGGAATG gaCCTAAAAAACATGGGTGCTAAAAATGTGTGTTTGATGACAGACAAGAacctctcccagctccctcccgTACAAATGGTTATGGATTCCCTAGTGAAGAATGGCATAAATTTTAAGGTTTATGACAATGTGAGGGTGGAACCAACTGATAGaag CTTCATGGAAGCCATTGAGTTTGTCAAAAGGGGAGCTTTTGATGCCTACGTTGCTGTCGGTGGCGGGTCCACCATGGACACCTATAAGGCCGCTAATCTGTATGCGTCCAGCCCTCACTCTGATTTCCTAGATTATGTCAATGCCCCCATTGGGAAGGGAAAGCCTGTGTCTGTGCCTCTGAAGCCTCTGATTGCAG TCCCAACTACCTCAGGAACTGGGAGTGAAACTACGGGAGTTGCCATCTTTGACTATGAACACTTGAAAGTAAAAACTG GCATTGCTTCCCGAGCCATCAAACCCACACTGGGACTGATCGATCCTATGCACACCCTGCACATGCCTGACCAGGTGGTTGCCAACAGCGGCTTCGATGTGCTTTG CCATGCCCTGGAGTCCTACACTGCCCTACCCTACCACATGCGGAGCCCCTGCCCTTCAAATCCTATCACCCGGCCAGCATACCAGGGCAGCAACCCAATCAGCGACATTTGGGCAGTCCATGCACTTAGGATCGTCGCTAAGTATCTGAAGAG GGCTGTCAGAAATCCTGATGATCTTGAAGCGAGGTCTAATATGCACTTGGCAAGTGCTTTTGCTGGCATTGGCTTTGGAAATGCTGGTGTTCATCTGTG ccATGGAATGTCTTACCCGATTTCAGGCTTAGTGAAGACATATAAAGCAAAGGATTATAATGTGGATCACCCACTGGTG cCTCATGGCCTTTCTGTGGTACTCACCTCCCCAGCGGTATTCACTTTCACAGCACAGATGTCTCCTGAACGGCACCTGGAAACGGCAGAAATACTGG GAAGggaaaagctaaaaagaaaacgTCATTATGCTCTTCTAGCTCCAGCCGTTGGGAGAGGTTATTTCCGAGAAG GAGCTGACACCCGCACTGCCAGGATCCCAGATGCTGGGCCTATTTTGGCAGACACACTCCGGAAATTCTTATTCGATCTGGATGTTGATGATGGCCTCGCTGCCATTGGTTACTCCAGGGCCGATATCCCTGCATTAGTGAAAGGAACGCTGCCCCAG GAAAGGGTCACCAAGCTTGCACCACGCCCTCAGTCAGAAGAGGATCTGTCTGATCTGTTTGAAGCTTCAATGAAATTGTATTAA
- the ADHFE1 gene encoding hydroxyacid-oxoacid transhydrogenase, mitochondrial isoform X3, translating to MAAAARARVAHLLRQLQRAACQCPTHSHTYSQAPGFAPSGKTTDYAFEMAVSNIRYGAGVTKEVGMDLKNMGAKNVCLMTDKNLSQLPPVQMVMDSLVKNGINFKVYDNVRVEPTDRSFMEAIEFVKRGAFDAYVAVGGGSTMDTYKAANLYASSPHSDFLDYVNAPIGKGKPVSVPLKPLIAVPTTSGTGSETTGVAIFDYEHLKVKTGIASRAIKPTLGLIDPMHTLHMPDQVVANSGFDVLCHALESYTALPYHMRSPCPSNPITRPAYQGSNPISDIWAVHALRIVAKYLKRAVRNPDDLEARSNMHLASAFAGIGFGNAGVHLCHGMSYPISGLVKTYKAKDYNVDHPLVPHGLSVVLTSPAVFTFTAQMSPERHLETAEILGADTRTARIPDAGPILADTLRKFLFDLDVDDGLAAIGYSRADIPALVKGTLPQERVTKLAPRPQSEEDLSDLFEASMKLY from the exons atGCCAGTGCCCAACTCATTCTCATACTTACTCCCAAG CTCCTGGATTTGCACCTTCTGGGAAAACAACAGATTATGCCTTTGAG atggCCGTTTCAAATATTAGATACGGAGCAGGAGTTACAAAGGAAGTGGGAATG gaCCTAAAAAACATGGGTGCTAAAAATGTGTGTTTGATGACAGACAAGAacctctcccagctccctcccgTACAAATGGTTATGGATTCCCTAGTGAAGAATGGCATAAATTTTAAGGTTTATGACAATGTGAGGGTGGAACCAACTGATAGaag CTTCATGGAAGCCATTGAGTTTGTCAAAAGGGGAGCTTTTGATGCCTACGTTGCTGTCGGTGGCGGGTCCACCATGGACACCTATAAGGCCGCTAATCTGTATGCGTCCAGCCCTCACTCTGATTTCCTAGATTATGTCAATGCCCCCATTGGGAAGGGAAAGCCTGTGTCTGTGCCTCTGAAGCCTCTGATTGCAG TCCCAACTACCTCAGGAACTGGGAGTGAAACTACGGGAGTTGCCATCTTTGACTATGAACACTTGAAAGTAAAAACTG GCATTGCTTCCCGAGCCATCAAACCCACACTGGGACTGATCGATCCTATGCACACCCTGCACATGCCTGACCAGGTGGTTGCCAACAGCGGCTTCGATGTGCTTTG CCATGCCCTGGAGTCCTACACTGCCCTACCCTACCACATGCGGAGCCCCTGCCCTTCAAATCCTATCACCCGGCCAGCATACCAGGGCAGCAACCCAATCAGCGACATTTGGGCAGTCCATGCACTTAGGATCGTCGCTAAGTATCTGAAGAG GGCTGTCAGAAATCCTGATGATCTTGAAGCGAGGTCTAATATGCACTTGGCAAGTGCTTTTGCTGGCATTGGCTTTGGAAATGCTGGTGTTCATCTGTG ccATGGAATGTCTTACCCGATTTCAGGCTTAGTGAAGACATATAAAGCAAAGGATTATAATGTGGATCACCCACTGGTG cCTCATGGCCTTTCTGTGGTACTCACCTCCCCAGCGGTATTCACTTTCACAGCACAGATGTCTCCTGAACGGCACCTGGAAACGGCAGAAATACTGG GAGCTGACACCCGCACTGCCAGGATCCCAGATGCTGGGCCTATTTTGGCAGACACACTCCGGAAATTCTTATTCGATCTGGATGTTGATGATGGCCTCGCTGCCATTGGTTACTCCAGGGCCGATATCCCTGCATTAGTGAAAGGAACGCTGCCCCAG GAAAGGGTCACCAAGCTTGCACCACGCCCTCAGTCAGAAGAGGATCTGTCTGATCTGTTTGAAGCTTCAATGAAATTGTATTAA
- the ADHFE1 gene encoding hydroxyacid-oxoacid transhydrogenase, mitochondrial isoform X5, translating into MAVSNIRYGAGVTKEVGMDLKNMGAKNVCLMTDKNLSQLPPVQMVMDSLVKNGINFKVYDNVRVEPTDRSFMEAIEFVKRGAFDAYVAVGGGSTMDTYKAANLYASSPHSDFLDYVNAPIGKGKPVSVPLKPLIAVPTTSGTGSETTGVAIFDYEHLKVKTGIASRAIKPTLGLIDPMHTLHMPDQVVANSGFDVLCHALESYTALPYHMRSPCPSNPITRPAYQGSNPISDIWAVHALRIVAKYLKRAVRNPDDLEARSNMHLASAFAGIGFGNAGVHLCHGMSYPISGLVKTYKAKDYNVDHPLVPHGLSVVLTSPAVFTFTAQMSPERHLETAEILGREKLKRKRHYALLAPAVGRGYFREGADTRTARIPDAGPILADTLRKFLFDLDVDDGLAAIGYSRADIPALVKGTLPQERVTKLAPRPQSEEDLSDLFEASMKLY; encoded by the exons atggCCGTTTCAAATATTAGATACGGAGCAGGAGTTACAAAGGAAGTGGGAATG gaCCTAAAAAACATGGGTGCTAAAAATGTGTGTTTGATGACAGACAAGAacctctcccagctccctcccgTACAAATGGTTATGGATTCCCTAGTGAAGAATGGCATAAATTTTAAGGTTTATGACAATGTGAGGGTGGAACCAACTGATAGaag CTTCATGGAAGCCATTGAGTTTGTCAAAAGGGGAGCTTTTGATGCCTACGTTGCTGTCGGTGGCGGGTCCACCATGGACACCTATAAGGCCGCTAATCTGTATGCGTCCAGCCCTCACTCTGATTTCCTAGATTATGTCAATGCCCCCATTGGGAAGGGAAAGCCTGTGTCTGTGCCTCTGAAGCCTCTGATTGCAG TCCCAACTACCTCAGGAACTGGGAGTGAAACTACGGGAGTTGCCATCTTTGACTATGAACACTTGAAAGTAAAAACTG GCATTGCTTCCCGAGCCATCAAACCCACACTGGGACTGATCGATCCTATGCACACCCTGCACATGCCTGACCAGGTGGTTGCCAACAGCGGCTTCGATGTGCTTTG CCATGCCCTGGAGTCCTACACTGCCCTACCCTACCACATGCGGAGCCCCTGCCCTTCAAATCCTATCACCCGGCCAGCATACCAGGGCAGCAACCCAATCAGCGACATTTGGGCAGTCCATGCACTTAGGATCGTCGCTAAGTATCTGAAGAG GGCTGTCAGAAATCCTGATGATCTTGAAGCGAGGTCTAATATGCACTTGGCAAGTGCTTTTGCTGGCATTGGCTTTGGAAATGCTGGTGTTCATCTGTG ccATGGAATGTCTTACCCGATTTCAGGCTTAGTGAAGACATATAAAGCAAAGGATTATAATGTGGATCACCCACTGGTG cCTCATGGCCTTTCTGTGGTACTCACCTCCCCAGCGGTATTCACTTTCACAGCACAGATGTCTCCTGAACGGCACCTGGAAACGGCAGAAATACTGG GAAGggaaaagctaaaaagaaaacgTCATTATGCTCTTCTAGCTCCAGCCGTTGGGAGAGGTTATTTCCGAGAAG GAGCTGACACCCGCACTGCCAGGATCCCAGATGCTGGGCCTATTTTGGCAGACACACTCCGGAAATTCTTATTCGATCTGGATGTTGATGATGGCCTCGCTGCCATTGGTTACTCCAGGGCCGATATCCCTGCATTAGTGAAAGGAACGCTGCCCCAG GAAAGGGTCACCAAGCTTGCACCACGCCCTCAGTCAGAAGAGGATCTGTCTGATCTGTTTGAAGCTTCAATGAAATTGTATTAA
- the ADHFE1 gene encoding hydroxyacid-oxoacid transhydrogenase, mitochondrial isoform X2, whose product MAAAARARVAHLLRQLQRAAPTLMLISTFLAPGFAPSGKTTDYAFEMAVSNIRYGAGVTKEVGMDLKNMGAKNVCLMTDKNLSQLPPVQMVMDSLVKNGINFKVYDNVRVEPTDRSFMEAIEFVKRGAFDAYVAVGGGSTMDTYKAANLYASSPHSDFLDYVNAPIGKGKPVSVPLKPLIAVPTTSGTGSETTGVAIFDYEHLKVKTGIASRAIKPTLGLIDPMHTLHMPDQVVANSGFDVLCHALESYTALPYHMRSPCPSNPITRPAYQGSNPISDIWAVHALRIVAKYLKRAVRNPDDLEARSNMHLASAFAGIGFGNAGVHLCHGMSYPISGLVKTYKAKDYNVDHPLVPHGLSVVLTSPAVFTFTAQMSPERHLETAEILGREKLKRKRHYALLAPAVGRGYFREGADTRTARIPDAGPILADTLRKFLFDLDVDDGLAAIGYSRADIPALVKGTLPQERVTKLAPRPQSEEDLSDLFEASMKLY is encoded by the exons gCCTACTCTGATGCTAATTTCTACATTTCTAGCTCCTGGATTTGCACCTTCTGGGAAAACAACAGATTATGCCTTTGAG atggCCGTTTCAAATATTAGATACGGAGCAGGAGTTACAAAGGAAGTGGGAATG gaCCTAAAAAACATGGGTGCTAAAAATGTGTGTTTGATGACAGACAAGAacctctcccagctccctcccgTACAAATGGTTATGGATTCCCTAGTGAAGAATGGCATAAATTTTAAGGTTTATGACAATGTGAGGGTGGAACCAACTGATAGaag CTTCATGGAAGCCATTGAGTTTGTCAAAAGGGGAGCTTTTGATGCCTACGTTGCTGTCGGTGGCGGGTCCACCATGGACACCTATAAGGCCGCTAATCTGTATGCGTCCAGCCCTCACTCTGATTTCCTAGATTATGTCAATGCCCCCATTGGGAAGGGAAAGCCTGTGTCTGTGCCTCTGAAGCCTCTGATTGCAG TCCCAACTACCTCAGGAACTGGGAGTGAAACTACGGGAGTTGCCATCTTTGACTATGAACACTTGAAAGTAAAAACTG GCATTGCTTCCCGAGCCATCAAACCCACACTGGGACTGATCGATCCTATGCACACCCTGCACATGCCTGACCAGGTGGTTGCCAACAGCGGCTTCGATGTGCTTTG CCATGCCCTGGAGTCCTACACTGCCCTACCCTACCACATGCGGAGCCCCTGCCCTTCAAATCCTATCACCCGGCCAGCATACCAGGGCAGCAACCCAATCAGCGACATTTGGGCAGTCCATGCACTTAGGATCGTCGCTAAGTATCTGAAGAG GGCTGTCAGAAATCCTGATGATCTTGAAGCGAGGTCTAATATGCACTTGGCAAGTGCTTTTGCTGGCATTGGCTTTGGAAATGCTGGTGTTCATCTGTG ccATGGAATGTCTTACCCGATTTCAGGCTTAGTGAAGACATATAAAGCAAAGGATTATAATGTGGATCACCCACTGGTG cCTCATGGCCTTTCTGTGGTACTCACCTCCCCAGCGGTATTCACTTTCACAGCACAGATGTCTCCTGAACGGCACCTGGAAACGGCAGAAATACTGG GAAGggaaaagctaaaaagaaaacgTCATTATGCTCTTCTAGCTCCAGCCGTTGGGAGAGGTTATTTCCGAGAAG GAGCTGACACCCGCACTGCCAGGATCCCAGATGCTGGGCCTATTTTGGCAGACACACTCCGGAAATTCTTATTCGATCTGGATGTTGATGATGGCCTCGCTGCCATTGGTTACTCCAGGGCCGATATCCCTGCATTAGTGAAAGGAACGCTGCCCCAG GAAAGGGTCACCAAGCTTGCACCACGCCCTCAGTCAGAAGAGGATCTGTCTGATCTGTTTGAAGCTTCAATGAAATTGTATTAA
- the ADHFE1 gene encoding hydroxyacid-oxoacid transhydrogenase, mitochondrial isoform X4, which yields MLISTFLAPGFAPSGKTTDYAFEMAVSNIRYGAGVTKEVGMDLKNMGAKNVCLMTDKNLSQLPPVQMVMDSLVKNGINFKVYDNVRVEPTDRSFMEAIEFVKRGAFDAYVAVGGGSTMDTYKAANLYASSPHSDFLDYVNAPIGKGKPVSVPLKPLIAVPTTSGTGSETTGVAIFDYEHLKVKTGIASRAIKPTLGLIDPMHTLHMPDQVVANSGFDVLCHALESYTALPYHMRSPCPSNPITRPAYQGSNPISDIWAVHALRIVAKYLKRAVRNPDDLEARSNMHLASAFAGIGFGNAGVHLCHGMSYPISGLVKTYKAKDYNVDHPLVPHGLSVVLTSPAVFTFTAQMSPERHLETAEILGREKLKRKRHYALLAPAVGRGYFREGADTRTARIPDAGPILADTLRKFLFDLDVDDGLAAIGYSRADIPALVKGTLPQERVTKLAPRPQSEEDLSDLFEASMKLY from the exons ATGCTAATTTCTACATTTCTAGCTCCTGGATTTGCACCTTCTGGGAAAACAACAGATTATGCCTTTGAG atggCCGTTTCAAATATTAGATACGGAGCAGGAGTTACAAAGGAAGTGGGAATG gaCCTAAAAAACATGGGTGCTAAAAATGTGTGTTTGATGACAGACAAGAacctctcccagctccctcccgTACAAATGGTTATGGATTCCCTAGTGAAGAATGGCATAAATTTTAAGGTTTATGACAATGTGAGGGTGGAACCAACTGATAGaag CTTCATGGAAGCCATTGAGTTTGTCAAAAGGGGAGCTTTTGATGCCTACGTTGCTGTCGGTGGCGGGTCCACCATGGACACCTATAAGGCCGCTAATCTGTATGCGTCCAGCCCTCACTCTGATTTCCTAGATTATGTCAATGCCCCCATTGGGAAGGGAAAGCCTGTGTCTGTGCCTCTGAAGCCTCTGATTGCAG TCCCAACTACCTCAGGAACTGGGAGTGAAACTACGGGAGTTGCCATCTTTGACTATGAACACTTGAAAGTAAAAACTG GCATTGCTTCCCGAGCCATCAAACCCACACTGGGACTGATCGATCCTATGCACACCCTGCACATGCCTGACCAGGTGGTTGCCAACAGCGGCTTCGATGTGCTTTG CCATGCCCTGGAGTCCTACACTGCCCTACCCTACCACATGCGGAGCCCCTGCCCTTCAAATCCTATCACCCGGCCAGCATACCAGGGCAGCAACCCAATCAGCGACATTTGGGCAGTCCATGCACTTAGGATCGTCGCTAAGTATCTGAAGAG GGCTGTCAGAAATCCTGATGATCTTGAAGCGAGGTCTAATATGCACTTGGCAAGTGCTTTTGCTGGCATTGGCTTTGGAAATGCTGGTGTTCATCTGTG ccATGGAATGTCTTACCCGATTTCAGGCTTAGTGAAGACATATAAAGCAAAGGATTATAATGTGGATCACCCACTGGTG cCTCATGGCCTTTCTGTGGTACTCACCTCCCCAGCGGTATTCACTTTCACAGCACAGATGTCTCCTGAACGGCACCTGGAAACGGCAGAAATACTGG GAAGggaaaagctaaaaagaaaacgTCATTATGCTCTTCTAGCTCCAGCCGTTGGGAGAGGTTATTTCCGAGAAG GAGCTGACACCCGCACTGCCAGGATCCCAGATGCTGGGCCTATTTTGGCAGACACACTCCGGAAATTCTTATTCGATCTGGATGTTGATGATGGCCTCGCTGCCATTGGTTACTCCAGGGCCGATATCCCTGCATTAGTGAAAGGAACGCTGCCCCAG GAAAGGGTCACCAAGCTTGCACCACGCCCTCAGTCAGAAGAGGATCTGTCTGATCTGTTTGAAGCTTCAATGAAATTGTATTAA